In Saccharomyces cerevisiae S288C chromosome XV, complete sequence, the following proteins share a genomic window:
- the PLP2 gene encoding Plp2p (Protein that interacts with the CCT complex to stimulate actin folding; has similarity to phosducins; null mutant lethality is complemented by mouse phosducin-like protein MgcPhLP; CCT is short for chaperonin containing TCP-1; essential gene), with protein MQNEPMFQVQVDESEDSEWNDILRAKGVIPERAPSPTAKLEEALEEAIAKQHENRLEDKDLSDLEELEDDEDEDFLEAYKIKRLNEIRKLQERSKFGEVFHINKPEYNKEVTLASQGKKYEGAQTNDNGEEDDGGVYVFVHLSLQSKLQSRILSHLFQSAACKFREIKFVEIPANRAIENYPESNCPTLIVYYRGEVIKNMITLLELGGNNSKMEDFEDFMVKVGAVAEGDNRLIMNRDDEESREERKLHYGEKKSIRSGIRGKFNVGIGGNDDGNINDDDDGFFD; from the coding sequence ATGCAGAATGAACCAATGTTTCAGGTCCAGGTGGACGAATCTGAAGACAGTGAATGGAACGATATTTTAAGAGCGAAGGGTGTAATACCAGAACGTGCACCTTCGCCCACTGCAAAGTTAGAAGAAGCATTAGAAGAAGCAATTGCCAAGCAGCATGAAAATAGACTAGAAGATAAAGACTTGTCGGATTTGGAAGAACTagaagacgatgaagatgaagatttCTTGGAAGCTTACAAGATCAAAAGATTAAATGAAATCCGCAAATTACAGGAACGTTCCAAATTTGGAGAAGTTTTCCACATTAACAAACCTGAATACAACAAAGAGGTTACTTTGGCCAGTCAGGGAAAGAAATATGAAGGTGCACAAACCAATGACAATGGTGAAGAGGATGACGGTGGTGTCTACGTATTCGTTCATCTCTCGCTTCAAAGTAAACTACAAAGCAGAATTCTGTCTCATCTTTTCCAATCTGCTGCATGCAAATTCagagaaataaaatttgtAGAAATACCTGCCAATAGAGCAATTGAAAACTATCCCGAATCCAATTGCCCGACATTAATTGTATATTACCGGGGTGAGGTAATCAAAAACATGATAACGCTACTAGAACTGGGTGGTAATAATTCCAAGATGGAAGACTTTGAAGATTTTATGGTAAAAGTTGGCGCTGTTGCAGAAGGAGACAACAGACTGATAATGAACCGAGACGATGAAGAATCCAGGGAAGAGAGAAAATTGCATTAcggtgaaaaaaaatcgatcAGGTCAGGTATTAGAGGAAAATTTAATGTCGGCATAGGTGGAAATGATGATGGCAACattaatgatgatgatgatggatTTTTTGACTAA
- the FSH3 gene encoding putative serine hydrolase (Putative serine hydrolase; likely target of Cyc8p-Tup1p-Rfx1p transcriptional regulation; localizes to cytosol and peroxisomes; similar to S. cerevisiae Fsh1p and Fsh2p and the human candidate tumor suppressor OVCA2): MSEKKKVLMLHGFVQSDKIFSAKTGGLRKNLKKLGYDLYYPCAPHSIDKKALFQSESEKGRDAAKEFNTSATSDEVYGWFFRNPESFNSFQIDQKVFNYLRNYVLENGPFDGVIGFSQGAGLGGYLVTDFNRILNLTDEQQPALKFFISFSGFKLEDQSYQKEYHRIIQVPSLHVRGELDEVVAESRIMALYESWPDNKRTLLVHPGAHFVPNSKPFVSQVCNWIQGITSKEGQEHNAQPEVDRKQFDKPQLEDDLLDMIDSLGKL; the protein is encoded by the coding sequence ATGagtgaaaagaagaaagttcTAATGCTACATGGTTTTGTCCAATCCGATAAGATATTTTCTGCGAAGACTGGAGGATTACgaaagaatttgaagaagttagGTTACGATTTATACTATCCTTGCGCCCCACATtcaattgataaaaaagCGTTATTCCAATCAGAGTCAGAAAAGGGTAGAGATGCTGCGAAGGAATTCAACACCTCAGCGACTAGTGATGAAGTATACGGGTGGTTCTTTAGAAATCCCGAATCTTTCAATTCCTTTCAAATAGATCAAAAGGTGTTTAACTATTTACGTAACTACGTGCTAGAAAATGGACCATTTGATGGTGTCATTGGATTCAGCCAAGGTGCAGGTCTTGGGGGCTACTTAGTCACTGACTTTAACAGAATATTAAATCTTACTGATGAACAACAGCCCgctttaaaattttttatttcatttagTGGATTCAAATTAGAAGATCAATCCTACCAGAAAGAATATCATAGGATTATCCAGGTGCCCTCTCTACATGTAAGGGGGGAGTTAGATGAAGTTGTAGCAGAATCTAGAATCATGGCATTGTACGAGTCATGGCCCGATAACAAAAGGACATTGTTGGTTCATCCTGGAGCCCATTTTGTCCCAAACTCGAAACCATTCGTATCCCAAGTTTGCAATTGGATCCAAGGAATTACTAGCAAAGAGGGTCAAGAGCATAATGCCCAACCTGAAGTAGATCGGAAACAATTTGACAAACCTCAATTGGAAGATGATTTGTTAGATATGATCGATTCCTTGGGTAAATTGTAA